In the genome of Mytilus edulis chromosome 3, xbMytEdul2.2, whole genome shotgun sequence, one region contains:
- the LOC139518100 gene encoding uncharacterized protein, producing MDICRKCRYICFIRRLRKRVYLCLFILACFGYLAYHDFFQYPRIVNLGKAQIYILNSTSFPLLLNALQNQYCIHPSLDPYHPSVVNFFHPVKKQKCQTEADWVSVSNGSAQIMSGATFKRGQIICRLVPILRGQTDDIIKYGKETKLSQNEKVSVPSDFMKTSCKSKTGHRYMNIHSTIAIKKSIFDRLNNLKTKLQSETKLNVLMLGFDSVSRNTWLRMLPSAHSYFKNDLQGIVLEGYNIVGDGTPQALLPILTGKREEELPEARRGHQGATTVDSHPWIWKNFSRLGYVTQWGEDMAFIGTFNMRMMGFDKQPVDHYMRPFYLVTEKLHKFYKPYCLGSQPRHRIMFNYLKDFVNVYREHPKFSFLFHSEYSHDNSNTLQWMDQDLINLMKYMYENGHLNSTVLILMSDHGARFHDIRQTLQGKYEERMPYFAFRFPEWFAKKYHVEYENLKKNSKKLVTPFDIHATFEHILSIAQSNLKSKYYITNTTGALTLPRGISILKDIPQNRSCYDAGIAPHWCACLPWKHNDINDIIVQKAAEKVVSLINSMTNAFRHKCRTLSIIRIVRAMTFTPSRDVVKFVGSSDKDGRYAKFDNSLKIPNNILQVTFHTSPGDAIYEATVVHDKTSDNFFVDNREISRTNTYGTSADCIESIAPHLRQYCYCTNI from the coding sequence ATGGACATTTGTCGGAAATgcagatatatttgttttattcgcAGATTACGTAAACGTGTGTATCTCTGTCTGTTTATACTTGCCTGCTTCGGGTATTTAGCATATCATGATTTCTTTCAATATCCACGTATTGTAAATCTCGGGAAAGCTCAAATATATATTCTGAACTCTACTTCATTTCCACTTTTGTTGAATGCATTACAAAACCAGTATTGTATCCATCCTTCGCTAGATCCATATCATCCATCGGTCGTTAACTTCTTCCATCCAGTGAAGAAACAAAAATGCCAAACTGAGGCAGACTGGGTTTCTGTGAGTAATGGTTCTGCGCAAATAATGTCAGGTGCAACATTTAAACGTGGACAAATAATATGTCGTCTAGTCCCTATATTAAGAGGTCAAACAGACGACATTATCAAGTATGGTAAAGAAACAAAACTCAGTCAAAACGAAAAAGTTTCTGTACCTTCTGATTTCATGAAAACTTCTTGTAAATCTAAAACTGGTCATCGATACATGAATATTCATTCGACAATCGCTATTAAAAAGTCAATATTTGACAGACTGAATAACCTAAAGACAAAGTTACAATCCGAAACCAAGCTTAACGTTTTAATGCTTGGTTTTGATTCTGTATCTCGAAACACATGGCTGCGCATGCTCCCATCTGCTCATTCCTATTTCAAGAATGATCTGCAAGGGATAGTTTTGGAAGGTTATAATATAGTTGGCGACGGAACCCCTCAAGCACTCTTACCTATTCTAACTGGTAAGAGAGAAGAAGAATTACCAGAAGCTCGTAGAGGTCACCAAGGAGCAACAACTGTCGACAGCCATCCATGGATTTGGAAAAATTTCTCCCGTTTAGGTTACGTTACACAATGGGGAGAGGATATGGCCTTTATTGGAACCTTTAATATGAGAATGATGGGATTTGATAAGCAACCGGTAGATCATTATATGCGTCCCTTTTATCTTGTAACTGAGAAACTTCACAAATTTTACAAACCATATTGTCTAGGTTCTCAGCCTCGTCATCGTATAATGTTTAATTATCTAAAGGACTTTGTAAATGTTTACAGGGAACATCCaaaatttagtttcttgtttcaTTCGGAATATAGTCATGATAACTCTAACACATTACAATGGATGGATCAGGATTTAATAAACTTGATGAAGTACATGTATGAAAATGGTCATCTTAATTCCACTGTTCTTATTCTAATGAGTGACCATGGTGCTAGGTTTCACGATATTAGACAAACATTGCAAGGAAAGTACGAAGAACGTATGCCGTACTTTGCTTTTCGTTTTCCTGAGTGGTTTGCAAAGAAATATCATGTGGAATATGAAAACCTAAAGAAGAACTCAAAAAAGCTAGTAACTCCTTTTGACATTCATGCGACGTTTGAACACATTCTTAGCATCGCACAGTCAaacttaaaaagtaaatattatatCACAAATACAACAGGTGCTTTAACATTACCAAGAGGTATCAGTATTTTAAAGGATATACCTCAGAACAGATCCTGCTATGACGCAGGCATAGCACCGCACTGGTGCGCATGTCTTCCATGGAAACACAATGACATAAACGATATAATCGTTCAGAAAGCTGCCGAAAAAGTAGTTAGTTTGATAAATTCAATGACGAATGCGTTCAGACATAAGTGTAGAACTCTGTCTATAATCAGAATAGTACGGGCTATGACGTTTACTCCGAGTAGAGATGTCGTAAAGTTTGTCGGCAGTTCTGATAAAGATGGTCGATATGCTAAATTCGACAATTCGCTGAAAATCCCAAATAATATATTACAAGTAACATTCCATACATCACCTGGTGATGCCATATACGAAGCCACTGTGGTACATGATAAAACATCCGACAACTTTTTTGTTGACAATCGTGAAATCAGCAGAACAAATACCTATGGGACATCTGCAGATTGCATAGAAAGTATAGCTCCACACCTACGTCAGTATTGCTATTGCACAAACATTTGA